The window GGGCGATCTGCAACCGCTCGGTGGCCACCATGGGTGACCCCCGGGGGCCCACCCCGCGGCGCCGGACCAGGCGCTGGACCATGGGGCCGCTGGGGGCCGCGCCGTGAAGCGCCCCGGCCGCAGGGAGGACCACGTCCGGCGGATGCTGGACGGGCCGCATCCGCAGGTCCCCGCCGGTCTGACGGAGCGGGCGGCGGAGCGCGGCGGCCGCATGCTGCGCCGCCACCGGGCGGCCCGCGCGCTGGCGCTGACGGTGCTGTTCCTGGCGGTGGCCGCGTTCATGGTGTGGGCGGTGGTCACCGAACCGTGGCAGGTGCCGCCCGCAGAGACGACACCACCCCTGGAAGGCTGGTGAGCCCGGATTCGCACGGAAACACCCTGGACCGCCACGCCGGGCGGGCAGCGAGTCGGCCCGCCCGGCGCCTCGGGGTCACCATCCGTCCCAGGACGGAACGTTCTAGCCGAGCGCCTGCGTCAGGTCGGCCATCAGGTCGTCCGCCGACTCGATGCCGACGGACAGCCGGACCAGGTCGGCCGGCACCTCCAGCGCCGAGCCCGCCACCGAGGCGTGGGTCATCCGGCCCGGGTGCTCCACCAGGGACTCGACGCCGCCGAGGGACTCGCCGAGCGTGAACAGCTTCGCCCGGTTGCAGACCTCGACCGCCGCCTCCTCGCCGCCCTCGACGCGGAACGACACCATGCCGCCGAACGCCTTCATCTGCTTGGCGGCGATCTCGTGCCCCGGGTGCTCCGGCAGCCCCGGATAGAGGACCTGGGTCACCTTGGGGTGCCGGGTCAGCAGCTCGGCGACCTTGGCGGCATTCTCGCTGTGCCGGTCCATCCGGACCGGCAGCGTCTTGATGCCACGCAGCACCAGCCAGGAGTCGAACGGTCCGGCGACCGCCCCCATCGCGTTCTGGTGGTACGCCAGTTCCTCGCCGAGCCCCGCGTCCGCGGCGATCAGCGCACCGCCGACGACGTCCGAGTGGCCGCCCATGTACTTGGTCAGCGAGTGCACGACGACGTCCGCGCCGAGCGCGATCGGCTGCTGCAGATAGGGGCTGGCGAAGGTGTTGTCGACGACCAGCCGGGCACCCGCGGTGCGGGCCACGTCCGCGACGGCCGCGATGTCGGTGATGCCGAGCAGCGGGTTGGACGGCGTCTCCACCCAGATGACCTTCGTACGGTCGTTGACCGCGGCCCGGACCGCCGCCGGGTCGGAGGTGTCCGCGACGGAGAAGTCGACGCCCCACCGCTTGACCACCTTGGCGAAGAGCCGGAAGGTGCCGCCGTACGCGTCGTTCGGGATGACGACATGCGCCCCGGGGTACAGCAGCGTACGCAGCAGGCAGTCCTCCGCCGCGAGCCCGGACGCGAAGGCGAGACCGCGGCGGCCGCCCTCGACGGCCGCGAGATTCTCCTCCAGTGCGGTGCGCGTCGGGTTGGCGCTACGGCTGTACTCGTAGCCGCCGCGGAGCCCGCCGACGCCGTCCTGCTTGTACGTGGACACCTGATAGATGGGCGGAACAACGGCACCGGTGAGGGGGTCGGCAGCGTTGCCCGCGTGGATCGCGAGGGTCTCGAAGCTGTGCTGGTCGCTCATGGGGCCCGAGCGTAGTTCGTCACAGGGGTGATCCACGGCCACTGCGCCGTCCGGTGACAATGGGCGTATGGAGATTCTCTGGTTCCTCATCGCGCTGTGCATGCTCGCCGCGGTGATCGGCCCCTTCGTGCTGCGCCGCAGGTCCGGCATCCACCAGGTCGCGCCCGGCTCCCCGGACGCCGCCGACCCCGACACGTACGGCTTCGTACGCCAGGAGGAACTGGACGTCCGGATGCCGGGCCCCGATCAGGATCTCCTCGATGTCCTCGATGTCGTGCAGCGCACCCAGGACTGGCGCGCGGCCTCGCAGTTGCTGGCCGGGACGCCGAAGGAGAGCGAGGTGCGGTGGCAGCGGGTGCAGGCGTTCGCCGGCGCCGCGTCGCTCGAGCTGATGCAGGCCCCGGGTGCCGGTGGTGCGTGGCTGCGGTCGTGGCGGGCCGAGTCGCCGAAGGACGCGGGCGGTGCGGCCGTGCATGCCGAATTCCTGGTCCAGCAGGCGTGGCGGTCCTCCACCGCGGGGACGGACGACTTCCGGATCATTCTGGAGGAGGCCCGTACGGTCTGCGGCGAGGCGGCCCTGCTGGCGCCCGGTGATCCGGTCCCGTACATCGTCGAACTGGCCGTCGCCCGCGGACTCGGCTACTCCCACGAGGAGTTCGACCAGCTCTGGGTGAAGATCATCGACCGGGCCCCGGCACACATGGGTGCGCACATCGCGGCGCTGCACTTCTGGTGCGAGAAGTGGCACGGCTCCCGCGAGGAGGCCGACCGCTTCGCCGTTTCGGCGGCCGCCCGCGCCCCGCAGGGCTCGCTGCTGGCCGCGCTGCCGCTGTTCGCGGTGTACGAGCATCTGCCCGAGGTCAATCTCGTCAGCGGCTTCTACGAGAGCCTGGTGTTGACGAAGGCGGTCGAGGGCGCGCTGTTCGCGGTGCACGCCGCGCGTCCCGACGATCCGATGCTCGCCCATGTCCGGCATCTGCTGGTGCTGTTCCTGGTGCGGATGGAGCGCTGGTCGGAGGCGATGAACCAACTCGTCCACATCGACGGGCATGTGGGCGCGCTGCCGTGGACGCAGAGTTCCGACCCGGCCGCCGAGTACACGGTGTACCGGGCGCTCGCGGTCGCCGGGTACGAGGCGAACGGCGGCAGTCCCGCGACGCTGCCGAGGTAGCCGCGGGGCGGCTCCGTGCCTGTTCAGCGCCTGTACGGTGATTGTTCCGCCGCTGGTTCCGGACTGCTCACGGACCACGTTGCCGCGCGCGCTGACCGCCGCACTCGACGGGATCGACGCGGGTGCGCTGTGGCAGATCGCCGACCGCCTCCCCAAGTCCGACGAGGCCGGCACCGCGACCGGCCGCGCGGCCCGCGAGTTCGCAAGACCTCGGCTGCGGGCGGGACTGCTGCAACTGGCCGGCGGCGAGCTGGTACGGCAGGGGCAGGCCCGCTGGCAGCTCTCCTGGACCGACTCCGCGACACTGAAGCTGCCTGAAGGGTACGAGGAGACCCTCCCGGCGGCGCCGGATGCGGCGGTGGAGGATGTTCCGGACACGGAACCGCTGCGCAAACTGCTCGCCGCCTAGGGCCACTCCCTTCCCCTATCCCTTCTCCCCTCCCCCGAGCTCACCTCTCTGGATTGGACCGGACCCCCCCGTGGCACGACTGATACCCCTGCTGGTGATCGCTCTCGGCGTGTACTTCTGGCTGAAGGCGCGGAAGAAGACGTCGGAATTCGTGGAAGGCACATCCGGCGCCGCCCCCTCGGCGCCCCGCGCGCGCCGGAGCCGGAAGTCCGGCCCGGCGAGGGCCGCCGCGGAGCTCGGCCTCGTACCGGCCGACGAGCTCGACACCGCGCATGCTGCCGCCCCTGACCCGCGCGAAGAGGAGATACGCGCCACCGTCCGGTCCGGGAACTGGCAGGCGGGCGCCGACTTCCTCGCCGAGGCGGGCCGGGACTGGCAGGAGCGCTACCGGCGGGCCGGCGTCCTCCAGGACGAGGCCGCGGCCGACGACACCTGGCTGCTGGCCTGGCGCACCGCGCAGCCCAAGGACGCGGGAGCGGCCTTCGTGCATGCCGGCGCGCTGATCAGCGTCGCCGCGGACATCCGTGGCGCGAAACAGGCGAAGTACACCACGCAGGAGCAGTTCGCCGGCTTCCACCGGATGATGGCCCAGGCCAGGGAGGCCTGCCACGAGGCCCAGGAGCTGGCCGGAGACGACCCGTGCCCGTACATCGCCGAGATCTCCTGCGCTCTCGGTCTCGGCTACGGGCACGACGACTTCCGCACTCTGTGGGCCGAGATCGAGAAGCGCGACGCCCACCACCTCGCGGCTCACACTTCGGCGCTCCAGTACTGGTGCCGCAAGTGGTGCGGCTCGCACGAGCTGGCCGACCACTTCGCGCGCGAGGCCGCGCAGAAGGGCAGCCCCGGCCGGCTGCTCTCCCTCCTCCCGCTCTACGCCGCGTTCGAGCAGGAGTCGGCGGAGCAGGATCTGGACCCGGACGTGTTCTACAAGAGCCCCGAGCTGATCGCCGCGGTCGACGCCTGCCTGATCGACGTGGCAGCTGCCGCGGCGGCCGACCCCGAGGACCGGCGGATCGTCCGGGTCCGCCATCTGCTCGCCTGGCTGCTGTACTGGCAGGACCGGTACGACGCGGCGCTGGAGCAGTACCGCGCGATCGACGGCTACATCGACAGCGCCCCGTGGACGTACTCCGGGGACCCGAAGGCGCGCTACGTCCAGTCCCGCGACTTCTGCGCCGCGCAGGTCCTGGCCGCGGGCGGGAACTGACCGGTACGCGGTGGGGGCGCCGGCATCCCCGGCGCCCCCACCGCGTTGTGAAGCGGCCCCCCGGAGCAGCCCCCTCGGTACGCAGTCCCGACGTCCCGGACGGCCCGAGCGCCCGACGCCGGGTTGCCTCTCGCGGTCAGCCCTCCGCGCGGGCGGGCAGCCGCCATCCCGGGCGCGGGAAATGGCAGGTGTAACCCTCCGGGTAACGCTCCAGGTAGTCCTGGTGCTCGGGCTCGGCCTCCCAGAAGGGGCCGACCGGCTCGACCTCGGTGACGACCTTGCCCGGCCACAGTCCGGAGGCGTCCACATCCGCGATCGTGTCCTCGGCGATCCGCTTCTGTTCGTCATCCACGTAGTAGATCGCCGAGCGGTAGCTGAGGCCGATGTCGTTGCCCTGACGGTTCTTGGTGCTCGGGTCGTGGATCTGGAAGAACAACTCCAGGATCGCGCGGAAGTCGGTCCGCTCGGGGTCGAAAAGGATCTCGATGGCCTCCGCGTGCGTGCCATGGTTACGGTACGTCGCGTTCGGCACGTCACCGCCGGTGTATCCGACCCGAGTCGCCGTCACGCCCGGGACTCGGCGGATCAGGTCCTGCATCCCCCAGAAGCATCCGCCCGCCAGCACGGCCCTCTGCGTCTGCGCCGCCATTGCAGCCCTCCAATATGTGTCAGCTCAGTCACTCGGGCTGCTCGGTTCACACACCACCGGCATCCCCTACCCACTTGCTCCAACGCGCGAGGGTTCCGAGCGATTCCGTGCCCGCCCGACCGGCCCCGCGGTCGTCGGCCACCGGCGCGGACCGGACCGGTACGCTCGCAGACGTGGACGCCGAGGGGGCACCGATGCGCGATTACCGCACGGACGACAGGGGGATTCCTGCCCTGACCGGGCGCCCCTGGTGGGCGGCCAACGAAGGCCTGGCGTTCGTACTGGAGTTGGCGGCGCTGGTCTGTCTGTCCTGGTGGGGCTTCCACACCGGTGGCGACAACACGACCCTGAAACTGCTGCCGGCCTTCGCGATCCCCGTGCTCGCCATCACCCTGTGGGGGCTGTTCGCCGCGCCACGCGCCCGGATCCGGCTGCCGCTGGCGGGCGTGCTCGCGGTCAAGGCCGTGGTGCTGGGCGGCGGCGCCTTCGGGCTGTATCGGGTCGGCCACCCGGCGGGCGCGGTGGCGCTCGCCGTCGTGATCATCGCGAACACCGCACTGGCGGAGACCTTCCGGCACAAGCCGGCGCCCGGGAAGCAGCACCCTCGGCCTCGGGCGGATGAAGCGGCGGAACGCGACGGATGAGCGGGGAGGTGTCGCGTTCGCGCGCGGGGCCGATCTGCGGACCGTACGGGCTCCGGACCGGCCGTCGTCAGCTGATGACCGGCGGGGCCGCCGCCCGCATCGCGGCCGCGGTCGCGGACGCGTCGTACTCCGGTCCGACGCCCTCGACGAGCACCACGTCGCCCGCCATGTTCCGGGTCCGTAGCGGCAGCAGCTCCTGGTAGGCGGCCGACTCGTACCAGCCGCGGGCGGCCGCCAGGTCGGGGAATCCGATGATGACGAGCGCACCCGGCCAGTCGCCCTCGACGACCTCGACCTGCGTGCCATGGACGAGGAACCGGCCGCCGAACGGGTCCATGGTCGACTGGATGCGTTCGATGTACGTGAGAACCTCCTCGCCGGGGTGGGCGGCGGGGTGCAGGTGGCCTATGGCGTATGCGGTCATGGTGTCGCCCTCCGGATCTGCGTGCTGCGGTGGTTCCGTCAGCCGGTGTGCACCATGCTGCCCGCGGGCGTACGGACCGTCGATTACCTCCGAGGTAGGGGCTCAGTCGTTGATGCCCAGGTCCTCCCGCATCAGCTTCCGCATGGTGTCGAGGTGCGGGTCCGCCGCCTTGAGCTTCTCCAGGGTCCTCTCGACGCTCTCGCCGTCGCGGGATAGGCCGCGGTCCAGGCGTTTGATGGCCGCGTCACCGTTCGCGAGGACCCGGTTGAGGTCGCGGGACGCCTGCAGGATGCGCTCGGGGACGATCATCTGCGCCTCGGCGTAGCGGTCGCGGTGGTCGAGGCGTGCCTCTTCGAGCTGGGCGCGTTCCTGCTCCGTGTAAACGCGGTCCCTGATCCGGTGGAGGGCGTCCTTGAGGAGGGTGTGGAACTGCCGGGAGGCCCGGTTCATGGCCGTGTACTGGGCGCGTCGTTCCTCGAACTTCCGCCGGGCGTCGGCCAGTTCGGCCTCCTCGCCACGCTGCCGCGCGGTCAGCCGCTGGGCGAGTATCGGGGCGAACAGGGTGCCCAGCACGCCGACGACTGCGGTGATCATGGCGGTGATGGCAGCGGTCATGGGTGTGAGATTAGTGCGATGAACGGACGGGGGCGCGGGGTGGCGGCGACGGAGTCGACTCCGTCGCCGCCACCCCGCGCAGGGGAGGCCGGTGGGGCCTACGTTCAGGCCGCCGCGTTCTCCGTGACCGTGACGCGGCCCTTGCGGATGGTCGCCAGCCGCGGCGCCCTGCGGGCGATCGCGCTGTCGTGGGTGACCATGATGAAGGTCAGCCCGTGCTCCTTCCACATCGTCTCCAGCACCTCCATGACCTCGTCGCGCATGGACTCGTCGAGGTTGCCGGTCGGCTCGTCCGCGAGCAGCACCTTGGGCCGCTTGACCAGGGCCCGTGCGATCGCCACGCGCTGCTGCTGGCCACCGGACATCTCGCCGGGGAGGTGTCCGAGCCGCTCACCGAGTCCGACGGATTCCAGTGCCTCCGCGGCCCGCGCGCGTCGCTCCGACGCCTTGCCCCCGAGCGGGACGAGCGCCGTTTCGACGTTCTCCTGCGCAGTCAGCGTCGGGATGAGGTTGAAGCTCTGGAAGACGAAGCCGATGTTCTGCGCGCGCACCTTGGTGAGCTTGGCCTCGCTGAGCTTCGCGAGGTCCACACCGTCGAGTTCGACGCTGCCGCTCGTGGGCCGGTCGAGGCCGCCGAGCATCTGCAGCAGTGTGGACTTGCCGCCGCCCGTGGGGCCCTGGATGACGAGCCGGCCGCCGTCCTCGATGGTCAGATCGACACCGGCGAGCGCATTGACGGTGGACTTGCCGCGGGTATAGCGCTTGGTGACGTCTCTGAGGGTGTACATGGGTCAACTCCTGCTGGAACAGAGGGGGTGGGACGCCCGGGCGGGCTATTCGACGCGGCGCAGCGCATCCGCGGGACGCAGCCGGGAGGCCCGCCAGCCGCCGAAGGCACCCGCGATCAGCCCGCCCGCCACGGCCAGCGCGACGGCGATCAGGATGATGGAGAGGGAGACCGGTGCGGTCAGCGCGATGTCGAGGGACTTGGCCGCGGCCTGCCGGCCGGGTCCTGCCATGGCGGGGCCGCCGAGCATGCCGCCACCACCACCGCCGCCGCCCGAGCCGCCGAGCTGCGCGGTGAGCGTGGGACTGATCGCGGTCACGACGTACGCACCGGCGAGACCGACCGCGATGCCGAGGACGCCGCCCATCAGACCGTTGACGAGGGCCTCGCCGACGACCTGGCGGGTGACCCGGCCGCTCTTCCAGCCGAGCGCCTTCAGCGTGCCGAACTCCCGCACCCGGCGGCTGACCGCGGAGGAGGTGAGCAGCCCGGCCACCAGGAAGGCGGCGATGAGGACGGCGATCGACAGCCACTTGCCGACGCTGGAGGCCAGGTCGGACGCGGTGGACAGGGAGCCGGAGACCGTGTCGGCGAGGTCTGCGGAGGTGGTGACCGTCGTGCCCGAGATGTTCTTCTGGATGGCGGACTTGACGTGGTCGATCTGCTGCGAGTCCGCGGCCTTGACGTAGACCGTGGTGACCTTGTTCTTGGAGTCGGCGAGGGTCTGCGCCTGCTTCAGCGGGATGTAGAGGTTGGCGGCCGCGTCGCCGCTGTCCGCCGTCGAGACACCGACGATCTTGTACTTGGTCCCGGAGACGGTCACGGTCTTGCCGACCGCGAGCTTCTTCTCCTTGGCGTACGAGGCGTCGACGACCGCGACCTTCGCGTCGGTCTCGGTGGCCTTGAACGTACGGCCCTTGGTGATCTTCGACGAGGTCAGCGGGCCGAGGTCCTGCTTGGTGACGTCGGTCCCGTACACGGTGTACGAGTTGACGTCGAACGAGGCGCCGCCACCCCTGACTTCACCCTGCGGCTGCGTGCTGCCGCCCCGGCCCCCGGGGCCGGCCGTGCCACCGGTCCCGTTCTGCTTGAACTCGCCGCGCTTGAACTGGCCGTCCACCTTCAGGACGGTCAGGCTGAGTCCGCCGACGGCGTCCGCGACGCCGTCCTGCGTGCCGACCTTGTCGACGGTGGTGGCGGACAGGGTCTGGAAGCCCTGGACCATGACCCGGTCCGAACTCTGCTTGGCGTCGTCGTCGTTGTCCTTGGCGTCGAACTCGAACCGGGGCCGCTGGGTGCCGGAGCCCGACGCGGCGGCGGCCTTGGTGACCGTCATGTCCGTGCCGAGGCCGTACAGCGATTCCAGGACCTTGTCCTGGGCCTTGCTCATGCCGGAGGAGACCGAACTGACGATGATGACCAGCGCAATACCGAGGGCGAGCCCCGAGGCGACGACCAGCGCCGCCTTTCTGCGGCGGCGCAGCTCGCGCCGGAGATAGGTGAAGAACATGGCGCGAGGCTATGAACCGGTCGTGATGGCGAGTTAAGGCCGGCATGAGATCCCGATGAGAACGGCCACGAACGCCACAGGGCGGTGGCACCGGGGGATCCGGGTGCCACCGCCCTGTGTACGTACGGGACTTCGGGGTCAGGAAGTTGCCGCGTGAACCTCCCGCGGGTTCAGGCCGCGGAGTCCGCCTGCCATTCGGCCCAGCTCAGGTTCCAGCCGTTGAGGCCGTTGTCGGGCGTGATGGTCTTGTCGGGGGAGTTCTTGACGATGACCACGTCGCCGACCATGGAGTTGTTGTAGAACCAGGCGGCGGGCTGGTTGGCGTCGCCCGCACCCTTCACATCGGCGAGGCCGACACAGCCGTGGCTGGTGTTGGCGCTGCCGAAGACCGACGGCGCACCCCAGTAGTTGCCGTGGATGAAGGTGCCCGACTGGGACAGCCGCATGGCGTGCGGCACGTCCTTGATGTCGTACTCGCCCTTGCCGTCGTCGTCGGTGAAGCCGACCGTCGCACCGTTCATCCGGGTCTCCTTGAACTTCTCGGAGATGACCATCTGACCGTTGTACGTCGGGTTGTCGGGGGAACCGGCAGAGATCGGGATCGTCTTGATCGTCTTGCCGTCCTGGGTGACGGTCATGGTGTGCGTCGACGCGTCGACCGTCGAGACCTGGTTGCGGCCGACCTTGAAGGTGACCGTCTTCTGCTGCACACCGTAGACGCCGTCCGCACCCTCGACGCCGTCGAGCGCCAGCTTCAGCGTGACGGTGGAGCCGCCCGTCCAGTACTGCTCGGGACGCAGGTCGAGACGCTGCGAGTTGAACCAGTGGCCGACGACCTGCTGGCCGCTGCTGGACGTCACGGTGATTCCGGCCTGGACGGCCTTCCGGTCCGTGATCGGCTTGTTGAAGTTGATCGAGACCGGCATGCCGACGCCGACCGTGGAGCCGTCCTCGGGGGTGAAGTTCCCGATGAAGCTGTTGGCGGGCGACACGGTGGTGAACGACGCGTTCTCGTGCGCCTCGCGGCCCTTGGTGTCCTCGGCCGTCGCGTTGATCTTGTACGTGGTCGAGCGCTCGAGCTGTGCGTTCGGCTGCCAGCTGGTGCCGTCGGCGGCCAGGGTGCCCGGGACGCTCGCGCCGGCCGACGTGGTCATGGTGACCTGGGTCAGCTTGCCCTTGGTGACGGTGACCTTCGCGGCGTTGTTGATGCTGGCGTTGGTCGCGCCGTTCTTCGGCGCGATCGCTATCTGCGCCTGGGACGCGTCCTCGGCCGCCGCCTTGTCGACTGCCGCCGCCTGAGACTTCTTCGAGCTCTCGTCGCCGCCCGAGCTCGTACCTTCGCTGCAGGCAGTGAGCACGAGTACGCCGCCGAGCAGGGCGGACGCGGCCATCAGGCCCTTGCGCCGCTTGCTGTCCGTCATCACACGCTTCTCCATCGTTGCCGAATCCCCCATAACCCCGAGCGGAACCGTATCGAGACCGATTCCCATCGATGCCGGAACCGTCGTGAGACGGATCCCCATCAATGTTCCAAGAACACCTGGCGGGGGCCCTCCGTTCCACATCCGCCTCAGATGTGGGGAACACCACTCATCGACGCAGCCGTGGCACCTGTGGTTCCAGGGACCGGCACTCACCGGCCCCGGGACGCCGGAAGCGGGCCGGGGCCGGTGCCTACCTCACCCGCTACGGCGCGACGTCGTCCCCCTCCTCCCCGCCGTCACGCTCGTCGTCGAGGTCCCAGTCGCCCGGGTCCTCGGGGTCGTAGTCGACGATCTCGCTGCTCCAGGACGCCTGGGCCAGCTCGACCCCCGGCACCTCGCCGACGAGATCGAACGGGTCCACGAGGGAGGCGAGGGCCTCCGCCCCGTCTTCCCGTACCGCGGACTCGGCCTGCATGCGTTCCTCGGCGTACTCGCCGTCCGGCTCGCCGTACTCGGCCGCGAGGCTCTCCAGCGCGGTGCCGCTGAGGGCCTCCGCGTCGGTGATCTCCAGCACCATGTCCACGCGAAGGCGAACAAACCGTGATGTCTCAGAAGTGCTCATGTGACGGAGCGTAGAGCTACCGGCAGTCACGACTTTCCTGCGACCCGCTGCTTTCATTAGCATCGGCGCACACGGCTAACTCATGGCTTCCACAAGGGGGATCGAATCCGTGGCCATAGCTCGTCGCCCACTCCTGACCGCCACCGCCGCAGGCACACTGCTGTGCGCTCTGTGGTTCGTCCCCTCGGCGAATGCGACGGACGACGCGGCCGGCGGCGCGCCGAGCAGACCTGCCGGCGCGAGCACCGAGGACGAGGCGGCCGGGCCGGCACTGGCCGAAACCGGCACCGGGGTCGACACCACTGCCTATCTGATCGGTGGCGCCGCGTTCCTGGGAATCGGCGCGGGCTTGGTCGCGTACTCCACACGCCGCACCGCCGCGTTGTCCTCGATCGCCGGACGGGCCTGAAATTCCGGCCCGTCCGGCGATGGGGAACGAAGCGCGCAGACCCTTCCTAGGCGAGCGCCCCGGTCACCGGCTGCACGGCCGCGACCAGCTTCCCGCCCCGCACGAACGCCTCCGCCGCAGCCAGATCGGGCGACAGGAAGCGGTCCGGTCCCGGTCCCTCGACCCCCGCCGCCCGCAGCGCCTCGATGGCGGCCAGGGACGCGGGCGCCGGGGTGAGCCCCTGGCCGGCGCGCAGTTCTATGGCGCGGGTCGCCGCGTACAGCTCGACGGCGACGATCCGGCCGAGGTTCTCGACGGCGGTACGGAGCTTGCGCGCCGCCGACCAGCCCATGGAGACGTGGTCCTCCTGCATCGCGGAGGACGGGATCGAGTCCGCCGACGCCGGGACCGCGAGCCGCTTCATCTCGCTGACCAGGGCGGCCTGCGTGTACTGGGCGATCATCAGACCCGAGTCGACACCGGCGTCGTCGGCGAGGAACGGCGGCAGGCCGTGCGAACGGTTCTTGTCCAGCAGCCGGTCCGTGCGGCGCTCGGTGATCGAGCCGAGGTCGGCGGCGACGATCGCCAGGAAGTCGAGCACGTACGCCACCGGGGCGCCGTGGAAGTTTCCGTTGGACTCGACCCGGCCGTCCGGGAGGACGACGGGGTTGTCGACGGCGGAGGCCAGCTCACGGTCGGCGACGATCCCGGCGTACGCGAGGGTGTCGCGCCCGGCGCCGTTGACCTGGGGCGCGCAGCGCACGGAGTAGGCGTCCTGGACACGCGGCGCGTCGTCCTGGTGGTGGCCGGTCAGGCCTGAACCGGCAAGCACCCGCAGCATGTTGTCGGCGCTCGCGCCCTGGCCCGGGTGCGGCCGGATGGCGTGCAGTTCCGGGGCGAGGACCTTGTCCGTGCCGAGCAGCGCCTCCAGGCTGAGCGCGGCGGTGATGTCGGCGGAGGTGTAGAGGCTGCGCAGGTCGGCGAGGGCCATCAC is drawn from Streptomyces sp. NBC_01717 and contains these coding sequences:
- a CDS encoding cystathionine gamma-synthase, producing MSDQHSFETLAIHAGNAADPLTGAVVPPIYQVSTYKQDGVGGLRGGYEYSRSANPTRTALEENLAAVEGGRRGLAFASGLAAEDCLLRTLLYPGAHVVIPNDAYGGTFRLFAKVVKRWGVDFSVADTSDPAAVRAAVNDRTKVIWVETPSNPLLGITDIAAVADVARTAGARLVVDNTFASPYLQQPIALGADVVVHSLTKYMGGHSDVVGGALIAADAGLGEELAYHQNAMGAVAGPFDSWLVLRGIKTLPVRMDRHSENAAKVAELLTRHPKVTQVLYPGLPEHPGHEIAAKQMKAFGGMVSFRVEGGEEAAVEVCNRAKLFTLGESLGGVESLVEHPGRMTHASVAGSALEVPADLVRLSVGIESADDLMADLTQALG
- the msrA gene encoding peptide-methionine (S)-S-oxide reductase MsrA, whose protein sequence is MAAQTQRAVLAGGCFWGMQDLIRRVPGVTATRVGYTGGDVPNATYRNHGTHAEAIEILFDPERTDFRAILELFFQIHDPSTKNRQGNDIGLSYRSAIYYVDDEQKRIAEDTIADVDASGLWPGKVVTEVEPVGPFWEAEPEHQDYLERYPEGYTCHFPRPGWRLPARAEG
- a CDS encoding YrdB family protein; its protein translation is MTGRPWWAANEGLAFVLELAALVCLSWWGFHTGGDNTTLKLLPAFAIPVLAITLWGLFAAPRARIRLPLAGVLAVKAVVLGGGAFGLYRVGHPAGAVALAVVIIANTALAETFRHKPAPGKQHPRPRADEAAERDG
- a CDS encoding DUF1330 domain-containing protein, which produces MTAYAIGHLHPAAHPGEEVLTYIERIQSTMDPFGGRFLVHGTQVEVVEGDWPGALVIIGFPDLAAARGWYESAAYQELLPLRTRNMAGDVVLVEGVGPEYDASATAAAMRAAAPPVIS
- a CDS encoding ABC transporter ATP-binding protein, translating into MYTLRDVTKRYTRGKSTVNALAGVDLTIEDGGRLVIQGPTGGGKSTLLQMLGGLDRPTSGSVELDGVDLAKLSEAKLTKVRAQNIGFVFQSFNLIPTLTAQENVETALVPLGGKASERRARAAEALESVGLGERLGHLPGEMSGGQQQRVAIARALVKRPKVLLADEPTGNLDESMRDEVMEVLETMWKEHGLTFIMVTHDSAIARRAPRLATIRKGRVTVTENAAA
- a CDS encoding ABC transporter permease, with translation MFFTYLRRELRRRRKAALVVASGLALGIALVIIVSSVSSGMSKAQDKVLESLYGLGTDMTVTKAAAASGSGTQRPRFEFDAKDNDDDAKQSSDRVMVQGFQTLSATTVDKVGTQDGVADAVGGLSLTVLKVDGQFKRGEFKQNGTGGTAGPGGRGGSTQPQGEVRGGGASFDVNSYTVYGTDVTKQDLGPLTSSKITKGRTFKATETDAKVAVVDASYAKEKKLAVGKTVTVSGTKYKIVGVSTADSGDAAANLYIPLKQAQTLADSKNKVTTVYVKAADSQQIDHVKSAIQKNISGTTVTTSADLADTVSGSLSTASDLASSVGKWLSIAVLIAAFLVAGLLTSSAVSRRVREFGTLKALGWKSGRVTRQVVGEALVNGLMGGVLGIAVGLAGAYVVTAISPTLTAQLGGSGGGGGGGGMLGGPAMAGPGRQAAAKSLDIALTAPVSLSIILIAVALAVAGGLIAGAFGGWRASRLRPADALRRVE
- a CDS encoding L,D-transpeptidase, encoding MEKRVMTDSKRRKGLMAASALLGGVLVLTACSEGTSSGGDESSKKSQAAAVDKAAAEDASQAQIAIAPKNGATNASINNAAKVTVTKGKLTQVTMTTSAGASVPGTLAADGTSWQPNAQLERSTTYKINATAEDTKGREAHENASFTTVSPANSFIGNFTPEDGSTVGVGMPVSINFNKPITDRKAVQAGITVTSSSGQQVVGHWFNSQRLDLRPEQYWTGGSTVTLKLALDGVEGADGVYGVQQKTVTFKVGRNQVSTVDASTHTMTVTQDGKTIKTIPISAGSPDNPTYNGQMVISEKFKETRMNGATVGFTDDDGKGEYDIKDVPHAMRLSQSGTFIHGNYWGAPSVFGSANTSHGCVGLADVKGAGDANQPAAWFYNNSMVGDVVIVKNSPDKTITPDNGLNGWNLSWAEWQADSAA
- a CDS encoding LPXTG cell wall anchor domain-containing protein, which produces MAIARRPLLTATAAGTLLCALWFVPSANATDDAAGGAPSRPAGASTEDEAAGPALAETGTGVDTTAYLIGGAAFLGIGAGLVAYSTRRTAALSSIAGRA
- the hutH gene encoding histidine ammonia-lyase produces the protein MDMHTVVVGTSGTTAEDVIAVARAGARVELSADAVSALAAAREIVDALAAKPEPVYGVSTGFGALATRHISPELRAQLQRNIVRSHAAGMGPRVEREVVRALMFLRLKTVCSGRTGVRPEVAQTMADVLNAGITPVVHEYGSLGCSGDLAPLSHCALALMGEGDAEGPDGIVRPAGELLAAHGITPVELREKEGLALLNGTDGMLGMLVMALADLRSLYTSADITAALSLEALLGTDKVLAPELHAIRPHPGQGASADNMLRVLAGSGLTGHHQDDAPRVQDAYSVRCAPQVNGAGRDTLAYAGIVADRELASAVDNPVVLPDGRVESNGNFHGAPVAYVLDFLAIVAADLGSITERRTDRLLDKNRSHGLPPFLADDAGVDSGLMIAQYTQAALVSEMKRLAVPASADSIPSSAMQEDHVSMGWSAARKLRTAVENLGRIVAVELYAATRAIELRAGQGLTPAPASLAAIEALRAAGVEGPGPDRFLSPDLAAAEAFVRGGKLVAAVQPVTGALA